One window from the genome of Pieris napi chromosome 3, ilPieNapi1.2, whole genome shotgun sequence encodes:
- the LOC125063312 gene encoding chymotrypsin-2-like isoform X2, translating to MLRYLTLFCVLIWSAQATKAVPRIVGGTDAAEGEFPYLASLRVYNYRNVLIHFCGSSIISHWLVLTAAHCMLDVSKERIQVVAGTIYYFDEDAKYGIDKFINHENYNRTSLANDISLILVNRKIQLGKKVGLIKLPTENTPGGLDLIAAGFGYIDSDETRPRKLQKLTVKTLSVQECQESSLKAYKEYNPITDKQLCTFKKVNQGFCQGDSGGALAYQGSVVGIASWNIPCARGQPDVFTRVYEYLDWISTTTGKLPIPI from the exons ATGTTGCGGTACTTGACGCTTTTCTGCGTGTTGATATGGTCTGCACAAG CTACGAAGGCAGTTCCGAGGATAGTAGGAGGAACGGATGCTGCTGAAGGAGAGTTCCCATACCTGGCTTCCTTGAGAGTATACAATTACCGAAATGTGCTGATCCATTTCTGTGGAAGCTCTATTATCTCCCATTGGTTGGTGTTGACTGCAGCCCATTGCATGCTAGA CGTTTCCAAAGAGCGAATACAAGTAGTGGCTGGTACAATATACTATTTTGATGAAGATGCGAAATATGGAATTGATAAATTCATCAATCATGAAAACTACAACAGAACCTCACTTGCGAACGACATAAGTCTAATTCTAGTGAACAGAAAAATTCAGTTGGGGAAGAAAGTTGGTTTAATCAAATTGCCAACAGAAAACACTCCAGGTGGACTGGATCTCATAGCAGCTGGATTTGGGTACATTGAT tcagATGAAACAAGACCACGTAAACTACAAAAGCTGACAGTAAAAACGCTATCGGTTCAAGAATGTCAGGAAAGCTCACTCAAAGCTTACAAAGAGTATAATCCGATTACTGACAAACAACTCTGCACATTCAAAAAGGTGAATCAAGGTTTTTGCCAA GGTGATTCCGGCGGCGCTCTTGCTTACCAGGGTTCTGTAGTTGGAATTGCATCTTGGAACATCCCTTGTGCTCGAGGACAACCAGATGTTTTCACTAGGGTTTATGAGTATTTAGACTGGATTAGCACAACTACAGGAAAACTACCTAtaccaatataa